In the genome of Desulfofarcimen acetoxidans DSM 771, one region contains:
- the rnk gene encoding nucleoside diphosphate kinase regulator: protein MSTDIYITNIDRERIKKILDKMPEGNQASDKSVKKLENELYRAIIVDSQQVPRDVITMNSKALLQLNDEDIEVSLVYPEDADLGAMKLSIFSPIGTAILGYKEGNTIEWEVPSGTSKIHIKKILYQPEAAGDYHL, encoded by the coding sequence ATGTCTACCGATATTTATATTACAAATATTGATAGAGAAAGAATAAAAAAAATACTGGATAAAATGCCTGAGGGTAATCAAGCATCTGATAAATCTGTTAAAAAACTCGAGAACGAGCTTTATAGAGCAATAATAGTTGATTCACAGCAGGTTCCCCGAGACGTTATTACCATGAACTCAAAGGCGCTGCTGCAACTTAATGATGAAGACATAGAGGTTTCATTGGTATATCCAGAAGATGCAGACTTGGGTGCGATGAAGTTATCAATTTTCTCTCCTATAGGCACTGCTATTCTCGGATATAAGGAAGGAAACACCATTGAATGGGAAGTCCCGTCCGGAACTTCAAAAATACACATAAAAAAGATTTTGTATCAGCCGGAAGCGGCAGGTGATTATCATCTTTGA